The sequence GACTGTCCGGGGAAATGATGCGGATGCCGCACAGGGCGCAGCGGTGATCATAGACCTTGACGATGACCCTGCGGAATGCCTGGTCGCGGGCGGGTTTCTCCACGGCTTTTTCGTAGAGAGCGGGGGTTTCCCGCAGGAGTATGTCGGCATAGTCGAAGGCTGACAACTGGGTGTTGGCCAGGTCGAGCAAGAGTTTTTCCAGAACTGGGGCAAAGCTGCGGCGGATGAGATTCAGCCGGGCTGTCGCGCGTTTTTGCGGGTTTTTGAGATGCTCAAAAAATCCTTCGTTCAGGGATGCGAAGGCGTACCGCTCCCGCACGTTCCTCCAGGAGGACGGTTCAGTTGCCAGCAGTGTTTTTCCGGGGATCGGATGCAGCGTCCAGAACCCGTCCGTTCGGAGATAGAAGAAGGGCAGGTGAAGGCTCGGACGTAGGCGGTCGGGTAGGATGGCGTTCCAGTAGAGCATGAACGCGTCGGTCAGGTCGTCGTCGGGCACGATCCGGTTTTCCGTGATCCTGCCGGCATCCATGAGGTCGAGCACGGCCAGGAGCAGGAAGGGCTTGTACGGAGCCCGGCCAAAGGTTTCTGTCGGCCAGGTTGCTCTGTTGGTGTCCTGCCGGATGGCCGGGAACGCGAAGGATGGCATTTGCATGGGGCTTTTTATCGCCCATTTTAGGAAATGTCAGTA is a genomic window of Desulfomicrobium baculatum DSM 4028 containing:
- a CDS encoding HNH endonuclease, producing MQMPSFAFPAIRQDTNRATWPTETFGRAPYKPFLLLAVLDLMDAGRITENRIVPDDDLTDAFMLYWNAILPDRLRPSLHLPFFYLRTDGFWTLHPIPGKTLLATEPSSWRNVRERYAFASLNEGFFEHLKNPQKRATARLNLIRRSFAPVLEKLLLDLANTQLSAFDYADILLRETPALYEKAVEKPARDQAFRRVIVKVYDHRCALCGIRIISPDSRTVVDAAHIKDWAVSHDDSPTNGLALCKLCHWTFDSGLVGFDDDFKVIVARSITRDGNLPGHIQQFANRPMIMPERECYYPATDNLAWHRQRYKLG